In Nostoc sphaeroides, the genomic window CTAAAAAAATTCTTCGTCAAGTCGCCAATGTCGAAGTTATTGCTTACGTTAAGCGCATCAAAGACTTGGAAGGTGTAGTTGATCCAAATACTGTCACCTTAGAACAAGTGGAAAGCAATATCGTTCGCTGTCCCGATTTGGAATGTGGCGATCGCATGATTGAATTAATTGAGCAAATAGGTAGACTTGGTGATTCTATCGGCGGTGTAGTAGAATGTGTGGCGCGAAATGTGCCGAAAGGTTTGGGCGAACCAGTATTTGATAAATTGGAAGCTGATATCGCTAAGGGTGTGATGTCTCTTCCTGCTAGCAAAGGCTTTGAAATTGGTTCCGGTTTTGGGGGAACCCTGTTAACGGGAATTGAGCATAACGACGAATTTTATATCGATCAAAATGGTGAAATCCGCACACTAACAAACCGTTCTGGTGGTATTCAAGGGGGGATTTCCAACGGAGAAAATATCATTTTGCGAGTTGCATTTAAGCCGACAGCAACAATTAGAAAAGAGCAGAAAACTGTAACTCGTGAAGGCGAAGAAACGCTATTAGCAGCCAAAGGACGCCACGATCCTTGTGTATTACCGCGTGCAGTTCCAATGGTTGAGGCAATGGTGGCATTGGTGCTGTGTGACCATTTGTTACGGCATCATGGGCAGTGTAAGCTTTTGTAGACACTACACATCTACAAAAAATATTTAATATCTTGTTCAAGTTATCCCGACAGCACCGTAACGCTCTTTTATTACTCCGAAAAAAATAAAATATTCGTAGGTTGGGTTGAACATTCGTGAAACCCCAACAAAATCAGAGATTTTTGGTGTTGGGTTTCGTTCCTCAACCCAATCTACGGAGAAGGAATTGTTAAAATTGCGTCTTGTACACGTAGGATAAGCGTATTCATTTCTTACATCGTAAGCAACACGGTGGGTTCAGTTGCCCAATGCCCTATTCCTAATTCTTAATTCCAATCCTGTTCTTCCTTTTTCCCGCGACTTTTATAAATTCCCCCTAAATCGTGAATTTGACGAGTTTTCTCAAAAAGCTCGGCTTCGGTCAAACCCCACTGCTGC contains:
- the aroC gene encoding chorismate synthase, whose protein sequence is MGNIFGHLFRISTFGESHGGGVGVVIDGCPPQLEISAEEIQVELDRRRPGQSKITTPRKEADTCEILSGVFEGKTLGTPITILVRNKDTRPQDYDEMAEKYRPSHADATYDAKYGIRNWQGGGRSSARETIGRVAAGAIAKKILRQVANVEVIAYVKRIKDLEGVVDPNTVTLEQVESNIVRCPDLECGDRMIELIEQIGRLGDSIGGVVECVARNVPKGLGEPVFDKLEADIAKGVMSLPASKGFEIGSGFGGTLLTGIEHNDEFYIDQNGEIRTLTNRSGGIQGGISNGENIILRVAFKPTATIRKEQKTVTREGEETLLAAKGRHDPCVLPRAVPMVEAMVALVLCDHLLRHHGQCKLL